Proteins encoded by one window of Streptomyces uncialis:
- a CDS encoding MDR family MFS transporter gives MSKDAAPPAERVDGQLLRIAFILVLGTFMATIDATIVSVGIDTLTAEFGASVAEIQWVTTAYLLAVVAAVPASGWLADRFGGRRTWLVAVGVFLLGSALCALAWSATSLIVFRIVQGLGGGLLPATGQALLARVAGPSRTGRVISVVAVVPLLSPVLGPLVGGSILGVASWPWLFLVNLPIGAVAILLARRHVPAVPPSTRRTAFDLRGALLLSPGLAVLVYGLTEIAHGRTLPATIGVCAGLAMLAAFTVHGLRTRGTPLVDPRLFSRPPFGAAAFALVVLGASVFGTMFLLPLYLQTARGLSPWEAGLLLAPQGLGAVAGSVLVNRAIDKVAPRTLVVTGIGLILVGTVPFTQLGHEPPDLLIASALVVRGVGMAMITAPVMNIVYSRIEPAHLPRASGALNLLNIVGGSVGTAALAVVLQDRLAARGTDISWAFADTFWWVLGFCLLAAAGATRLPRTHVRKS, from the coding sequence ATGAGCAAGGACGCGGCCCCCCCGGCCGAGCGGGTCGACGGACAACTGCTGCGGATCGCCTTCATCCTGGTCCTCGGCACGTTCATGGCCACCATCGACGCCACGATCGTCAGCGTCGGCATCGACACCCTGACGGCGGAGTTCGGCGCCTCCGTCGCCGAGATCCAGTGGGTCACCACCGCCTATCTGCTGGCCGTCGTCGCCGCCGTGCCCGCGTCCGGCTGGCTGGCCGACCGCTTCGGCGGCCGGCGGACCTGGCTCGTCGCCGTGGGGGTGTTCCTGCTCGGCTCGGCGCTGTGCGCGCTGGCCTGGTCCGCGACCAGCCTCATCGTCTTCCGGATCGTCCAGGGCCTCGGCGGCGGACTGCTGCCCGCGACCGGGCAGGCACTGCTCGCCCGGGTCGCCGGACCCTCCCGCACCGGACGGGTGATCAGCGTCGTCGCCGTCGTCCCCCTGCTGTCACCGGTACTCGGCCCGCTGGTCGGCGGCTCCATCCTCGGGGTGGCGTCCTGGCCCTGGCTCTTCCTCGTCAATCTGCCGATCGGCGCCGTCGCGATCCTGCTCGCCCGCCGCCATGTGCCCGCGGTACCGCCGTCCACCCGACGGACCGCGTTCGACCTCCGGGGCGCCCTGCTGCTCTCACCCGGACTGGCCGTGCTGGTGTACGGACTGACCGAGATCGCCCACGGCCGCACGCTGCCGGCCACGATCGGGGTCTGCGCGGGCCTGGCGATGCTGGCCGCGTTCACCGTGCACGGACTGCGGACCCGCGGCACCCCGCTGGTCGACCCCCGGCTGTTCTCCCGGCCGCCCTTCGGCGCCGCCGCCTTCGCCCTGGTGGTCCTGGGCGCCTCGGTGTTCGGCACGATGTTCCTGCTGCCGCTGTACCTCCAGACCGCGCGCGGTCTGTCCCCGTGGGAGGCCGGACTGCTGCTCGCCCCGCAGGGCCTCGGCGCGGTGGCCGGATCGGTACTGGTCAACCGCGCCATCGACAAGGTCGCGCCCCGGACCCTGGTGGTCACCGGCATCGGGCTGATCCTCGTGGGCACGGTCCCGTTCACCCAGCTCGGCCATGAGCCCCCGGACCTGCTGATCGCCTCGGCGCTCGTGGTCCGCGGCGTAGGCATGGCCATGATCACCGCGCCCGTCATGAACATCGTCTACAGCCGTATCGAGCCCGCACACCTCCCACGCGCCTCGGGAGCGCTCAACCTGCTCAACATCGTGGGCGGTTCGGTCGGCACGGCGGCCCTCGCCGTGGTGCTCCAGGACCGGCTGGCCGCCCGCGGCACGGACATCTCCTGGGCATTCGCCGACACCTTCTGGTGGGTGCTCGGATTCTGCCTGCTCGCCGCCGCCGGGGCCACGAGGCTGCCCCGCACCCACGTGAGGAAGTCATGA
- a CDS encoding 3-deoxy-7-phosphoheptulonate synthase, translating into MSASALSAQAEPTALRPVPAPAGPGPAHPLPAPAELAAAHPLSPATADAVARHRDTVADVLARRDPRLLVVVGPCSVHDTGAALEYAALLADAAQRLGDDLVVVLRAYLEKPRTVTGWTGLLAAPTLDGKGDLAAGLRLGRSFLTEAAATGLPLAYEFVDPVLAPYVADTVSWAAIGARTVASQPHRHLASWLPMPVGMKNCVSGGLDTAVAAVQAAAHPHMFPAVAPDGRLTTLRSTGNPDTHLVLRGGPTPNYDRAGVARARAALAAAGLPQRVVVDASHGNSGKDHNRQPAVVDDLARQITEGESALAGVMIESYLSDGRQDPSTAHLRPDLSVTDSCLGWSRTAPLLDTLALASRRRSRPGG; encoded by the coding sequence ATGAGTGCCAGTGCCCTGTCCGCACAGGCCGAACCCACCGCGCTCCGGCCGGTGCCCGCACCCGCCGGCCCCGGCCCGGCCCACCCGCTGCCCGCACCGGCCGAACTCGCCGCGGCCCACCCGCTGTCCCCGGCGACCGCCGACGCCGTCGCCCGGCACCGCGACACCGTCGCCGATGTCCTCGCCCGCCGCGACCCCCGCCTGCTCGTCGTCGTCGGCCCCTGCTCCGTCCACGACACCGGGGCAGCGCTGGAGTACGCGGCCCTGCTCGCAGACGCCGCCCAGCGCCTCGGCGACGACCTGGTCGTCGTCCTGCGCGCCTATCTGGAGAAGCCCCGCACCGTCACCGGCTGGACCGGCCTCCTCGCCGCCCCCACCCTCGACGGCAAGGGCGATCTGGCCGCCGGACTGCGCCTCGGCCGGTCCTTCCTCACCGAGGCCGCCGCCACGGGCCTGCCGCTGGCCTACGAGTTCGTGGACCCCGTACTCGCCCCCTACGTGGCCGACACGGTGTCCTGGGCCGCCATCGGCGCCCGCACCGTCGCCAGCCAGCCGCACCGCCATCTGGCGTCCTGGCTCCCCATGCCGGTCGGCATGAAGAACTGCGTGTCCGGCGGACTGGACACCGCGGTCGCCGCGGTCCAGGCCGCCGCCCACCCCCACATGTTCCCCGCCGTGGCCCCCGACGGCCGTCTCACGACGCTGCGGAGCACCGGCAACCCCGACACCCATCTCGTCCTGCGGGGCGGCCCGACCCCCAACTACGACCGGGCGGGCGTCGCCCGGGCCCGCGCGGCCCTCGCCGCGGCCGGTCTCCCGCAGCGCGTCGTCGTCGACGCCTCCCACGGCAACAGCGGCAAGGACCACAACCGCCAGCCCGCCGTCGTCGACGATCTGGCCCGGCAGATCACCGAGGGCGAATCCGCCCTGGCCGGTGTCATGATCGAGTCCTATCTGTCCGACGGCAGACAGGACCCCTCGACGGCACACCTCCGCCCCGACCTCAGCGTCACCGATTCCTGCCTCGGCTGGTCCCGCACCGCCCCGCTGCTCGACACCCTCGCCCTCGCCTCCCGCCGCCGGAGCCGCCCCGGAGGATGA
- a CDS encoding alpha/beta hydrolase produces the protein MAVSPPSPSRPVRRRIVRAGAVSLSLAAAVCATAPAMAGGDPSGGRNPEPTGRGTKPTVVLVHGAFADASGWNAVVERLQHRGYPVVAPPNPLRGVLSDSAYVASVLKSIKGPIVLAGHSYGGAVISQAAAGNANVKALVYVSAFMPDVGENPATLSTKFTGSDLGTALRPVPYTDGTNSGTDLYIQNEKFHSVFAADLPEAQTRVMAVEQRPVAQAGFAQNATKAAWRTIPSWFIVAKNDKAIAPDLERFEAKRAKSHTVEVDSSHVAMMSHPDLVADKIRDAAHATVGK, from the coding sequence ATGGCCGTGTCACCCCCTTCCCCGTCCCGTCCGGTACGCCGCCGCATAGTGCGAGCGGGTGCCGTGTCCCTGTCCCTGGCGGCGGCGGTGTGCGCCACCGCGCCCGCCATGGCCGGAGGTGACCCGTCCGGCGGGCGGAACCCCGAACCGACGGGCCGGGGGACGAAGCCGACCGTGGTGCTGGTCCACGGCGCGTTCGCGGACGCGTCCGGCTGGAACGCGGTCGTCGAGCGGCTCCAGCACCGCGGGTATCCGGTCGTCGCCCCGCCGAACCCGCTGCGCGGTGTCCTCAGCGACTCGGCGTATGTCGCGTCGGTCCTCAAGAGCATCAAGGGCCCGATCGTGCTCGCCGGGCATTCCTACGGCGGCGCGGTCATCAGTCAGGCGGCGGCCGGGAACGCGAATGTGAAGGCCCTCGTGTACGTGTCGGCGTTCATGCCGGACGTGGGCGAGAACCCCGCCACGCTGTCCACGAAGTTCACGGGCAGTGACCTCGGTACCGCGCTGCGGCCGGTCCCGTACACGGACGGCACGAACAGCGGCACCGATCTGTACATCCAGAACGAGAAGTTCCACTCCGTGTTCGCCGCCGATCTGCCCGAGGCGCAGACACGGGTGATGGCGGTCGAGCAGCGCCCGGTCGCGCAGGCCGGGTTCGCGCAGAACGCGACCAAGGCGGCGTGGCGGACGATCCCGTCCTGGTTCATCGTGGCGAAGAACGACAAGGCCATCGCCCCGGACCTGGAGCGCTTCGAGGCGAAGCGCGCGAAGTCGCACACGGTCGAGGTCGACTCCTCGCATGTCGCGATGATGTCGCACCCCGATCTGGTGGCCGACAAGATCCGCGACGCGGCCCACGCCACGGTCGGCAAGTAG
- a CDS encoding MMPL family transporter: MKNFSVRTARWSARHPWRAIVGWFLFVALCLGAGLAVGGNPATSEDYRVGEAGRAEAMAAEGGLQQRPLERVLITAPPGSGPLDEAAADAAARDIAERMKRLPEVRSVSAPVRSPDGTALRIDVTMRGPELDGRKHVDPLLARTAEVGEAHPRVRVEEVGSPSISKGLDKLRADDLARTEMIALPVTLLTLLFVFRSFAMAFVPLVLALTSIVSAVGLSMLASHVFPDAGVGTNVILLIGLAVGVDYTLFYLKREREERARAGGRLSPHAAVEVAAATSGRAVVVSGLAVAASSATLYLVDDVIFSSIATGTIVVTLVAVVSSLTVLPALLVKLGERAERRAERRERRRAERPSVSRPHARNRWKALNPRTAREAPDTRRSTGGPTGVLLRAVDRRPAATLAVGVVALLALSAPLLGLNLTDMGRETHSRTVPAMQTYDRLTAAYPELKATHRIVVRAEPARADEVAAGLRELAARAQSDPDPTGPGTPVTSPDRRTTLLELPLAHHVSDPGAHRSLDRVRTVHLPRTLERLSGAEGAVTGDVARYTDYPTHQKNKLPLIIATLLLVTFAMTVWAFRSVVLGLIGVVLNLLSAAAALGVLVLTFQNTWAEGLLDFTSTGSIGSRVPLFLFVILFGLSMDYQVFVISRIRETAQRGVPTRQAVLDGIGSSAGVVTSAAFVMVTVFASFAALHLIEMKQIGFSLTVAVLLDAFVIRVVILPALMLLLGDRVWWPVRPVPHQAAAPDLRSPRPETVG, translated from the coding sequence ATGAAGAACTTCTCTGTGAGAACGGCGCGTTGGAGCGCCCGACACCCCTGGCGCGCGATCGTCGGATGGTTCCTCTTCGTCGCCCTGTGCCTCGGGGCGGGGCTCGCCGTCGGCGGGAACCCGGCCACGTCCGAGGACTACCGCGTCGGCGAGGCCGGTCGCGCCGAGGCCATGGCGGCCGAAGGGGGCCTCCAGCAACGGCCGCTGGAACGGGTACTGATCACCGCGCCCCCCGGTTCCGGACCGCTGGACGAAGCCGCCGCCGACGCGGCCGCCCGGGACATCGCCGAGCGTATGAAGCGGCTGCCCGAGGTCCGCTCCGTGAGCGCACCCGTCCGCTCCCCGGACGGCACGGCGCTGCGGATCGATGTGACGATGCGGGGGCCCGAGCTCGACGGCCGGAAGCACGTCGACCCGCTGCTGGCCCGCACGGCCGAGGTCGGCGAGGCCCATCCCCGGGTCCGGGTGGAGGAGGTCGGCAGCCCCTCGATCAGCAAGGGCCTCGACAAGCTGCGCGCCGACGACCTCGCCCGCACCGAGATGATCGCGCTGCCCGTCACCCTGCTGACCCTGCTGTTCGTGTTCCGCTCGTTCGCGATGGCCTTCGTCCCGCTGGTGCTGGCGCTCACGTCCATCGTCTCGGCGGTCGGGCTGTCGATGCTGGCGTCGCACGTCTTCCCGGACGCCGGGGTCGGTACCAATGTGATCCTGCTGATCGGCCTGGCCGTGGGCGTCGACTACACCCTCTTCTACCTCAAGCGGGAACGCGAGGAGCGGGCGCGGGCCGGTGGCCGCCTGAGTCCGCACGCGGCGGTCGAGGTGGCCGCGGCCACCTCGGGACGGGCCGTCGTGGTCTCGGGGCTGGCCGTCGCCGCCTCCAGCGCCACCCTGTACCTGGTCGACGACGTCATCTTCTCCTCCATCGCCACCGGCACCATCGTGGTCACGCTGGTCGCCGTCGTCAGCTCACTGACCGTGCTTCCCGCGCTGCTGGTCAAACTCGGCGAACGCGCCGAGCGCCGGGCCGAGCGCCGCGAACGACGCCGCGCGGAGCGGCCGTCCGTGTCCCGCCCGCACGCCCGGAACCGCTGGAAGGCGCTGAACCCCCGCACGGCACGCGAGGCGCCGGACACCCGGAGGTCCACCGGTGGCCCCACCGGGGTCCTGCTGCGCGCGGTGGACCGCCGACCCGCCGCGACCCTCGCCGTCGGCGTCGTCGCGCTCCTTGCCCTCTCCGCACCGCTGCTGGGACTCAACCTCACCGACATGGGCCGTGAGACCCACTCCCGCACCGTCCCCGCGATGCAGACGTACGACCGGCTCACCGCCGCCTACCCGGAGCTCAAGGCCACGCACCGGATCGTCGTACGCGCCGAGCCCGCGCGGGCCGACGAGGTGGCGGCCGGACTGCGTGAACTCGCCGCCCGCGCACAGTCCGACCCCGACCCCACCGGCCCCGGCACACCCGTGACCTCCCCGGACCGCAGGACCACCCTGCTGGAACTGCCCCTCGCGCACCATGTGAGCGACCCCGGGGCCCACCGCTCGCTGGACCGGGTCCGCACGGTCCATCTGCCGCGGACACTGGAGCGGTTGAGCGGTGCCGAGGGCGCGGTGACGGGGGACGTGGCGCGGTACACCGACTACCCCACCCACCAGAAGAACAAGCTTCCGCTCATCATCGCCACCCTGCTGCTGGTCACCTTCGCCATGACGGTGTGGGCGTTCCGGTCCGTGGTCCTCGGTCTGATCGGCGTGGTGCTCAACCTGCTCTCCGCCGCCGCCGCGCTCGGGGTGCTCGTCCTCACCTTCCAGAACACCTGGGCCGAGGGGCTGCTCGACTTCACCTCCACCGGCTCCATCGGCTCCCGGGTCCCGCTGTTCCTCTTCGTGATCCTCTTCGGCCTGTCGATGGACTACCAGGTGTTCGTGATCAGCCGGATCAGGGAGACCGCCCAGCGCGGTGTGCCCACCCGCCAGGCCGTTCTCGACGGCATCGGCAGCTCCGCCGGGGTGGTCACGAGCGCCGCCTTCGTCATGGTGACGGTGTTCGCGAGCTTCGCCGCCCTGCATCTGATCGAGATGAAGCAGATCGGCTTCAGCCTGACCGTCGCGGTGCTCCTCGACGCCTTCGTCATCCGCGTCGTGATCCTGCCCGCCCTGATGCTGCTGCTCGGCGACAGGGTCTGGTGGCCCGTACGCCCCGTCCCGCACCAGGCTGCCGCCCCTGACCTGCGGAGCCCCCGCCCGGAAACCGTAGGCTGA
- a CDS encoding sensor histidine kinase, producing MDEGPRTGAVSGTPVLHRWNAVLWVLLGLLPPAIATADDPTATRTGVLVLLGAFSLSYALAALFPDQPYLGPHGHLYVLALGMGGVSYLMGGGAALYVFSQPHFWIYAAGPAAAIGFSALAAIVVVAGDLLRAGPDGWWTELTTGNVVAVPLAYAGSVLLGLAVRRMTAESEARARRLADELAGARRRLADIEAESLRRQGATEERERLAREIHDTLAQGFASIIVLAEAARTALAADPGRTAQQLRSIENTARENFAEARALVGAGPHSGLTPGPVSLTLRRTLDRFAEDTGITLNAELGEVSCDQPTRIALLRCLQESLANVRKHAGASTVAVVLAQHPYGIELEVTDDGGGFVVEESRGFGLDGMRKRLAELGGELTVTSSVGDGTLVLAVLPSKGQM from the coding sequence ATGGACGAAGGACCGCGGACCGGCGCCGTGTCGGGAACACCCGTGCTCCACCGCTGGAACGCGGTCCTGTGGGTCCTCCTCGGACTGCTGCCGCCGGCCATCGCGACCGCTGACGACCCCACGGCGACGAGGACGGGCGTACTCGTCCTGCTGGGCGCGTTCAGCCTCAGCTACGCGCTCGCCGCCCTCTTCCCCGACCAGCCCTACCTCGGTCCGCACGGCCACCTGTACGTCCTCGCCCTGGGCATGGGCGGGGTGTCGTACCTGATGGGCGGCGGGGCCGCGCTGTACGTGTTCTCCCAGCCGCACTTCTGGATCTACGCCGCGGGTCCCGCCGCCGCGATCGGCTTCAGCGCCCTGGCCGCGATCGTCGTCGTCGCGGGGGACCTGCTGCGGGCCGGACCGGACGGCTGGTGGACCGAGCTGACCACGGGCAACGTCGTCGCGGTACCGCTCGCCTACGCGGGAAGCGTGCTGCTCGGTCTCGCCGTCCGGCGGATGACGGCGGAGAGCGAGGCCCGCGCCCGCCGGCTGGCCGACGAACTCGCCGGCGCGCGGCGGCGGCTGGCCGACATCGAGGCCGAGTCGCTGCGACGGCAGGGCGCCACCGAGGAACGCGAGCGTCTCGCCCGGGAGATCCACGACACCCTGGCCCAGGGCTTCGCCTCCATCATCGTCCTGGCCGAGGCCGCCCGGACCGCCCTGGCCGCCGATCCCGGACGGACCGCCCAGCAACTGCGGTCGATAGAGAACACGGCACGCGAGAACTTCGCCGAGGCCAGGGCCCTCGTGGGCGCGGGCCCGCACAGCGGCCTCACCCCCGGCCCGGTGTCCCTCACCCTGCGCCGGACGCTCGACCGGTTCGCCGAGGACACCGGTATCACCCTGAACGCGGAACTCGGCGAGGTCAGCTGCGACCAGCCGACCCGGATCGCCCTGCTGCGCTGTCTCCAGGAGTCGCTCGCCAATGTCCGCAAGCACGCGGGCGCCTCCACGGTGGCGGTGGTCCTCGCCCAGCACCCGTACGGCATCGAGCTCGAAGTCACCGATGACGGCGGCGGGTTCGTCGTGGAGGAGTCCCGGGGGTTCGGCCTCGACGGTATGCGCAAGCGGCTGGCCGAACTCGGCGGCGAGCTCACCGTCACCAGTTCGGTCGGCGACGGGACACTCGTCCTCGCCGTACTCCCCTCGAAAGGGCAGATGTGA
- a CDS encoding response regulator, translated as MPTDSPAERVLRIILADDHTVMRAGVAALLAADPGIEIIGEADNGRQAVELAEQLAPDVALLDLRMPVMDGVDATARIVAGPAPTRVLILTTYDTDAEIERAVEAGAIGYLLKDTTQEQLTDAIRAAARGETVLAPRVAERLVARMRQPARIALTSREAEVLGGVADGLSNAEIGRRLVIAEATVKTHLLRVFAKLDVNDRTHAVVTALERGLLTRPSAP; from the coding sequence ATGCCGACGGACAGTCCGGCGGAGCGGGTTCTGCGCATCATCCTCGCCGACGACCACACGGTGATGCGCGCGGGCGTCGCCGCGCTGCTCGCCGCCGATCCCGGTATCGAGATCATCGGGGAGGCGGACAACGGCCGCCAGGCCGTCGAGCTCGCCGAACAGCTCGCCCCCGATGTGGCGCTGCTGGACCTCAGGATGCCCGTGATGGACGGGGTCGACGCCACCGCCCGCATCGTGGCGGGGCCCGCGCCGACCCGGGTACTGATCCTCACCACGTACGACACCGACGCCGAGATCGAGCGCGCCGTCGAGGCCGGGGCCATCGGCTATCTGCTCAAGGACACGACCCAGGAGCAGCTGACCGACGCGATCCGCGCCGCGGCCCGGGGCGAGACCGTGCTGGCCCCCCGGGTGGCCGAACGGCTGGTCGCCAGGATGCGGCAGCCGGCCCGGATCGCGCTGACGTCACGGGAGGCCGAGGTACTGGGCGGTGTCGCGGACGGGCTTTCCAACGCGGAGATCGGCAGACGGCTGGTCATCGCGGAGGCCACCGTCAAGACCCATCTCCTGCGGGTCTTCGCCAAGCTCGATGTCAACGACCGTACGCACGCGGTGGTGACCGCCCTGGAACGCGGCCTGCTCACCCGCCCGTCCGCCCCCTGA
- a CDS encoding DUF1326 domain-containing protein, whose product MTGTNWHLKGEWFDVCSCSMPCPCTFAQAPTDGACLFTLVWQIHEGHFGDLRLDGLGVVALGEFAGNMWVDDPDATMAAMFYIDAKGTAAQRDALEQIFRGNAGGWPGKFGSLISEVRGVEYAPIRFDAAADLAHWGATVSDKVDVGAKALTGPTADPTRRVQLINAPGSEVGPGQVATWGVVSADHAEGFDFSREYRGGSSKHFPFDWRPDA is encoded by the coding sequence ATGACCGGGACGAACTGGCACCTCAAGGGCGAGTGGTTCGATGTATGCAGCTGCTCGATGCCCTGTCCGTGCACCTTCGCGCAGGCTCCGACGGACGGCGCCTGCCTGTTCACACTCGTCTGGCAGATCCACGAAGGGCACTTCGGGGATCTGCGCCTGGACGGCCTGGGTGTCGTGGCCCTCGGTGAGTTCGCCGGGAACATGTGGGTGGACGACCCCGACGCCACGATGGCGGCGATGTTCTACATAGACGCGAAGGGGACAGCCGCGCAGCGGGACGCCCTGGAGCAGATCTTCCGCGGCAACGCCGGGGGATGGCCGGGCAAGTTCGGATCCCTGATCAGTGAGGTACGCGGCGTGGAGTACGCCCCGATCCGGTTCGACGCCGCGGCGGACCTCGCGCACTGGGGCGCCACCGTCTCCGACAAGGTGGACGTGGGAGCCAAGGCGCTGACCGGCCCCACCGCGGACCCCACGCGCCGGGTACAGCTGATCAACGCCCCGGGGTCGGAGGTCGGGCCCGGCCAGGTCGCGACATGGGGCGTGGTGAGCGCGGACCACGCCGAGGGCTTCGACTTCTCCCGTGAGTACCGGGGCGGGTCCAGCAAGCACTTCCCGTTCGACTGGCGACCGGACGCGTAA
- a CDS encoding tellurite resistance TerB family protein, translated as MAMWDRIKDQAKGLQQSQGARSSGGHGRPASGSGGGSKAQLVGLLKTQLTSLKTELKSGSYRDASMAMCALVAAADGSVDPAERQHVESLILQNDVLQNFPPEQLRQRFNKHVDQLMFNFQQGRTEAMQEIAKAAKKPVEAKAVIQTGFVVAGADGYIAPAEEQILREACVALGVSPHEFGL; from the coding sequence ATGGCGATGTGGGACCGGATCAAGGACCAGGCCAAGGGTCTTCAGCAGTCACAGGGGGCACGTAGCTCCGGCGGCCACGGACGGCCGGCGTCGGGGTCGGGCGGAGGCTCGAAGGCTCAGCTCGTGGGCCTGCTCAAGACCCAGCTCACCTCCCTCAAGACCGAGCTCAAGAGCGGCTCCTACCGGGACGCCAGCATGGCCATGTGCGCCTTGGTCGCGGCGGCCGACGGGTCGGTCGACCCGGCCGAGCGGCAGCATGTCGAGTCGCTGATCCTCCAGAACGACGTCTTGCAGAACTTCCCGCCGGAGCAACTGCGGCAGCGGTTCAACAAGCACGTCGACCAGCTGATGTTCAACTTCCAGCAGGGCCGGACCGAGGCCATGCAGGAGATCGCCAAGGCGGCGAAGAAGCCGGTGGAGGCCAAGGCGGTCATCCAGACCGGCTTCGTCGTCGCCGGGGCCGACGGCTACATCGCCCCGGCCGAGGAGCAGATCCTGCGCGAGGCGTGCGTGGCGCTCGGTGTGTCCCCGCACGAGTTCGGACTCTGA
- a CDS encoding MFS transporter — protein MSSSTVNRAGPREWGGLAVLSLPTVLLGLDVTVLYLALPSLAEDLRPSGTEALWIMDAYGFLIAGFLITMGTLGDRVGRRKLLMIGVAAFGAVSAVAAFSDSTELLIASRAALGIAGATLMPSTLALISNMFADPRQRSVAIGVWATSFALGMALGPVVGGAVLAHFWWGSAFLVAVPVAIVTLVAAPLLIPEYRAPRGGRFDLLSVVLSLIAILPVVYAVKRVAKDGLGTATIGAAVIGLVFAVLFVRRQGKLASPLLDVRLFTDRTFSAALSVLLVGLVGVGGSMLLITQQLQLVEGLPPVEAGLWMGPPALMMFVAAIGAPLVARRVPPGIVVAVTLALSTFGYVLLTQVDAAGGVALMVIGFGLVYLGLGAIAALGTDLVVGAAPPEKAGSASAMSETVQELGLALGVAILGSLATAVYRDRADDDIPAGTPPEVAEAAGDSLAGASSVADRMPDGWLDQAREAATSGLHMAMLVAAVGGLVLSLLSAVALRHIGVIGGDEPQADEAVLDGADAMEGAARSEV, from the coding sequence ATGAGCTCATCGACCGTGAACAGGGCCGGTCCCCGGGAATGGGGAGGGTTGGCCGTCCTCTCGCTGCCGACCGTGCTGCTCGGCCTGGACGTCACCGTGCTGTACCTCGCCCTTCCCTCCCTGGCGGAGGATCTGCGTCCGAGCGGCACCGAGGCGCTGTGGATCATGGACGCCTACGGCTTCCTGATCGCCGGTTTCCTGATCACCATGGGCACGCTGGGTGACCGGGTGGGCCGCCGGAAGCTGCTGATGATCGGGGTCGCCGCCTTCGGGGCCGTCTCGGCGGTGGCAGCCTTCTCCGACAGCACCGAACTGCTCATCGCCTCGCGCGCGGCACTGGGTATCGCCGGTGCCACGCTGATGCCGTCCACCTTGGCCCTGATCAGCAATATGTTCGCCGATCCGCGCCAGCGGTCGGTGGCGATCGGTGTCTGGGCGACGAGCTTCGCGCTCGGCATGGCACTGGGGCCGGTGGTGGGTGGTGCGGTGCTGGCCCATTTCTGGTGGGGTTCGGCGTTCCTGGTCGCGGTCCCGGTCGCGATCGTGACTCTGGTGGCCGCACCGCTGCTGATCCCCGAGTACCGCGCGCCGCGCGGCGGCCGGTTCGACCTGCTGAGCGTCGTCCTGTCGCTGATCGCGATCCTGCCGGTGGTCTACGCGGTGAAGCGGGTCGCCAAGGACGGGCTCGGGACCGCCACGATCGGCGCCGCGGTGATCGGCCTGGTGTTCGCGGTGCTGTTCGTACGGCGGCAGGGCAAGCTGGCGAGCCCGTTGCTGGATGTGCGGCTGTTCACCGACCGTACGTTCAGCGCCGCGTTGAGCGTCCTGCTCGTCGGACTCGTCGGTGTCGGCGGTTCGATGCTCCTGATCACCCAGCAGCTCCAACTCGTGGAGGGACTGCCGCCCGTCGAGGCGGGTCTGTGGATGGGGCCGCCCGCGCTGATGATGTTCGTGGCGGCGATCGGGGCGCCGCTGGTCGCGCGCCGGGTGCCGCCGGGGATCGTGGTGGCCGTCACCCTGGCGCTCTCCACGTTCGGGTATGTGCTGCTCACCCAGGTGGACGCCGCGGGTGGTGTCGCCCTGATGGTGATCGGCTTCGGGCTGGTCTACCTCGGTCTCGGGGCGATCGCGGCCCTGGGCACGGACCTGGTAGTCGGAGCGGCACCGCCGGAGAAGGCCGGTTCGGCGTCGGCGATGTCGGAGACCGTGCAGGAACTGGGCCTCGCCCTGGGCGTGGCGATCCTCGGCAGTCTGGCCACCGCCGTCTACCGCGACCGCGCCGACGACGACATCCCCGCCGGTACGCCGCCCGAGGTGGCCGAAGCGGCGGGCGACAGTCTCGCCGGGGCGTCCTCGGTCGCCGACCGGATGCCCGACGGCTGGCTCGACCAGGCCAGGGAAGCGGCCACGTCCGGGCTGCACATGGCGATGCTGGTCGCCGCGGTCGGCGGCCTGGTGCTCTCGCTGCTGTCCGCCGTGGCGCTGCGGCATATCGGGGTCATCGGCGGCGACGAGCCGCAGGCCGACGAAGCCGTCCTGGACGGGGCTGACGCTATGGAGGGGGCTGCCCGGTCGGAGGTCTGA